One Halosegnis longus DNA window includes the following coding sequences:
- a CDS encoding cupin domain-containing protein, whose amino-acid sequence MGYHHVAVGELDPEPDRPSTQRSISGAVGLERLAAHVYEVAPGEEIPLAYHYHDEQEEVFYVTEGELHVETPEGEFAVPAGDAFVCEPESPQFAFVPKDGEATTAFVVGAPAVDDVHPYDDT is encoded by the coding sequence ATGGGATACCACCACGTCGCCGTCGGCGAACTCGACCCCGAACCGGACCGCCCGTCCACGCAACGCTCTATCAGTGGCGCGGTGGGACTTGAACGGCTGGCGGCACACGTGTACGAGGTCGCGCCCGGCGAGGAGATTCCGCTGGCGTACCACTACCACGACGAACAGGAGGAGGTGTTCTACGTCACCGAGGGGGAGCTTCACGTCGAGACGCCCGAGGGCGAGTTCGCCGTCCCCGCCGGCGACGCGTTCGTCTGTGAGCCGGAGAGCCCGCAGTTCGCCTTCGTCCCCAAGGACGGCGAGGCGACGACCGCCTTCGTCGTCGGCGCGCCCGCCGTCGACGACGTTCACCCGTACGACGACACATGA
- a CDS encoding DUF5828 family protein: MEESVAGFKQRGTWGDIVEHGERVTRALRELLDEDNDALEEWNEWRPKQHERLDEDVNEKTAQQASVGEGAGEREGVGPDEDVKAAGDKLADSYEKLDEPDDALERWRESVGHLARAADSAGRKALRKVEGAVYKNVMTQIAPYYFDNGLVSANVTRHDNADYALEININDDDLKIRVSNKLADYEQSVDRWHVDTEKVTEVAEAAEGVETPEEQATGDEGVTEGQSHPTTN, from the coding sequence ATGGAGGAGAGTGTCGCTGGTTTCAAACAGCGCGGCACGTGGGGCGATATCGTCGAACACGGTGAGCGCGTGACGCGCGCGCTGCGAGAGCTTCTCGACGAGGACAACGACGCCTTGGAGGAGTGGAACGAGTGGCGACCCAAACAGCACGAACGGCTCGACGAGGACGTCAACGAGAAGACGGCACAGCAGGCGAGCGTTGGCGAGGGAGCCGGCGAGCGCGAAGGGGTCGGGCCCGACGAGGACGTGAAGGCCGCCGGCGACAAGCTGGCGGATTCATACGAGAAACTCGACGAGCCGGACGACGCGCTCGAACGGTGGCGCGAGTCAGTCGGCCACCTCGCGCGGGCGGCCGACTCGGCGGGCCGGAAGGCGCTGCGCAAGGTGGAGGGAGCAGTGTACAAGAACGTCATGACACAGATTGCGCCCTACTACTTCGACAACGGTCTCGTGAGCGCGAACGTCACGCGCCACGACAACGCCGACTACGCGCTCGAAATCAACATCAACGACGACGACCTGAAGATTCGGGTTTCGAACAAGCTGGCCGACTACGAGCAGTCGGTCGACCGCTGGCACGTCGACACCGAGAAGGTGACCGAGGTGGCCGAGGCCGCCGAGGGGGTCGAGACGCCGGAGGAACAGGCCACCGGCGACGAGGGCGTCACCGAGGGGCAGTCACACCCCACGACCAACTGA
- a CDS encoding MFS transporter: MTTRSWRTVAVVAGWQAAVSLCYYALFSATTYFRGEFGLSRTLIGVLTAVATLGYTLNLFPSGAAVDGFGERRVMLVAVGGLAVSAALIGLAPTPLVLFAAAFLLGVSYAPGMPASNRAILSSAPSGKGSSAMGLKQVGVTAGSGAASLLVAGVAAVATWRWGFGAIAALAGGYALVFAVSYEGTSGSGEWTLPDVRAFSQNRAYVLVVLAGLFVGATIFTTVGYTLLYADELLNFSPVAAGVVLAAVQAAGSAGRLGAGSLADRLGGGARAAATVTGGQAAVATGAFTLLGVGAIPRPVALAALLVLGVSILGSTGVYYSCLTALVPREEVGAASAGGQTAINVGGLFFPPAFGYLADTVGYGAGWLLLAGCAGLLVVVLAAVRRSVGRGV, encoded by the coding sequence GTGACAACCCGGAGTTGGCGAACCGTCGCCGTCGTCGCCGGCTGGCAGGCGGCCGTATCGCTGTGTTACTACGCGCTCTTCTCGGCGACGACGTACTTCCGGGGTGAGTTCGGGCTCTCGCGCACGCTCATCGGCGTGTTGACCGCGGTGGCGACGCTCGGCTACACGCTGAACCTCTTTCCCAGCGGGGCGGCCGTCGACGGGTTCGGCGAGCGACGGGTGATGCTGGTCGCGGTCGGCGGGCTGGCGGTTTCGGCCGCGCTCATCGGACTCGCCCCCACGCCGCTCGTGTTGTTCGCCGCGGCCTTCCTCTTGGGCGTCTCGTACGCGCCGGGGATGCCCGCCTCGAACCGCGCGATTCTGTCGAGCGCGCCGTCCGGGAAGGGCAGTTCGGCGATGGGACTCAAGCAGGTCGGCGTGACCGCCGGGTCGGGAGCAGCCTCGTTACTCGTCGCCGGCGTCGCCGCGGTCGCGACGTGGCGGTGGGGCTTCGGCGCGATTGCCGCGCTCGCGGGCGGGTACGCACTGGTCTTCGCGGTCAGCTACGAGGGGACGAGCGGGAGCGGCGAGTGGACACTCCCCGACGTGCGGGCGTTCAGCCAGAATCGCGCGTACGTGCTCGTCGTCCTCGCCGGCCTGTTCGTCGGCGCGACCATCTTCACGACGGTCGGCTACACCCTGTTGTACGCCGACGAGCTACTGAATTTCTCGCCGGTCGCGGCGGGCGTCGTCCTCGCGGCGGTGCAGGCGGCCGGCAGCGCGGGCCGGCTCGGTGCCGGGTCGCTCGCCGACCGACTGGGCGGCGGGGCACGGGCCGCGGCGACCGTCACCGGCGGACAGGCGGCCGTCGCGACGGGTGCGTTCACCCTCCTCGGTGTCGGGGCGATACCGCGGCCGGTCGCGCTCGCGGCGCTGTTGGTGCTTGGCGTCTCCATCCTCGGCTCCACGGGCGTCTACTACTCCTGTCTCACCGCGCTCGTTCCCCGAGAGGAGGTGGGGGCGGCGAGCGCCGGCGGCCAGACCGCCATCAACGTCGGCGGGCTGTTCTTCCCGCCGGCGTTCGGCTATCTCGCGGACACCGTCGGCTACGGCGCGGGGTGGCTGCTGCTGGCGGGCTGTGCCGGGCTGTTAGTAGTCGTGTTGGCGGCGGTCAGACGCTCAGTTGGTCGTGGGGTGTGA